One genomic segment of Bacteroides caccae includes these proteins:
- the dnaE gene encoding DNA polymerase III subunit alpha, which translates to MQDFVHLHVHTQYSLLDGQASVARLVDKAMQNGMKGIAVTDHGNMFGIKEFTNYVNKKNSGPKGEIKDLKKRLVGIEAGSIECEDKEAEVAACKAKIVEAENKLFKPIIGCEMYVARRTMDLKEGKQDQSGYHLIVLAKNETGYHNLIKLVSHAWTRGYYMRPRTDRSELEKYHEGLMVCSACLGGEIPKRITNDQFAEAEEAIQWYKNLFGDDFYLEMQRHKATVPRANHECYPLQVKVNKYLMEYSKKFNVKLVCTNDVHFVDEENAEAHDRLICLSTGKDMDDPTRMLYTKQEWMKTREEMNELFADVPEALSNTLELLDKVEYYSIDHAPIMPTFAIPEDFGTEEEYRQKFTEKDLYDEFTQDEHGNVVLSEEDGKAKIKRLGGYDKLYRIKLEGDYLAKLAFDGAKRIYGEPLTEEVKERMNFELYIMKTMGFPGYFLIVQDFINAARKELGVSVGPGRGSAAGSAVAYCLGITKIDPIQYDLLFERFLNPDRISLPDIDVDFDDDGRGEVLRWVTNKYGQEKVAHIITYGTMATKLAIKDVARVQKLPLSESDRLAKLVPDKIPDKKLNLRNAIEYVPELQAAEASSDPLVRDTIKYAKMLEGNVRGTGVHACGTIICRDDITDWVPVSTADDKETGEKMLVTQYEGSVIEDTGLIKMDFLGLKTLSIIKEAVENIRLSRSLEIDVDQIDINDPATYKLYSDGRTIGTFQFESAGMQKYLRELQPSTFEDLIAMNALYRPGPMDYIPDFIDRKHGRKPIEYDIPVMEKYLKDTYGITVYQEQVMLLSRLLADFTRGESDALRKAMGKKLRDKLDHMKPKFIEGGRKNGHDPKVLEKIWTDWEKFASYAFNKSHATCYSWVAYQTAYLKANYPSEYMAAVMSRSLSNITDITKLMDECKAMGIQTLGPDVNESNLKFTVNHDGNIRFGLGAVKGVGEAAVQSIMEERKKNGPFLGIFDFVQRVNLNACNKKNMECLALAGGFDSFPELKREQYFAANSKGELFLETLMRYGNRYQADKAAAVNSLFGGENVIDVATPEIPQGVERWSDLDRLNRERDLVGIYLSAHPLDEFSIVLEHVCNTRMSELEDKAALAGREITMGGIVTSVRRGVSKNGNPYGIAKIEDYSGSTEIPFWGNDWVTYQGYLNEGTFLYIKARCQAKQWRQDELEIKITSMELLPDVKEELVQKITIIIPLSVLNTALVTELATLTKESPGNTELYFKVTDDSDTNHMSVDLISRPIKLSVGRDLITYLKERPELGFRIN; encoded by the coding sequence AGCAAAGATAGTGGAGGCGGAAAACAAACTGTTCAAACCGATTATTGGGTGCGAAATGTATGTTGCCCGCCGCACAATGGATCTGAAAGAAGGCAAACAGGACCAGAGCGGTTATCACTTGATTGTATTAGCCAAGAATGAGACTGGCTATCATAACCTTATAAAATTAGTATCGCACGCATGGACGCGCGGATATTATATGCGTCCGCGTACAGACCGCAGCGAACTGGAAAAATATCACGAAGGATTAATGGTTTGTTCCGCTTGTCTCGGTGGCGAGATACCGAAGCGGATTACCAATGACCAGTTTGCCGAAGCGGAAGAAGCTATTCAGTGGTATAAGAATCTGTTCGGCGATGATTTTTACCTTGAAATGCAGCGCCATAAAGCAACTGTTCCCCGGGCCAATCACGAGTGCTACCCTTTGCAGGTAAAAGTGAACAAATATCTTATGGAATATTCCAAGAAGTTCAATGTCAAGTTGGTTTGTACAAATGACGTTCATTTCGTGGATGAAGAAAATGCCGAAGCACATGACCGTCTGATCTGTTTGAGTACCGGTAAGGATATGGATGATCCTACCCGTATGCTCTATACCAAGCAGGAATGGATGAAGACACGAGAAGAGATGAACGAGCTCTTTGCCGATGTGCCGGAAGCGTTGAGTAATACATTGGAACTTCTCGATAAAGTAGAATATTATTCTATCGACCATGCCCCTATCATGCCTACTTTTGCCATTCCCGAGGATTTCGGAACGGAAGAAGAATACCGGCAGAAGTTTACGGAGAAAGACCTTTATGATGAGTTCACTCAAGATGAGCATGGCAATGTGGTGTTGAGTGAAGAAGATGGAAAGGCGAAAATCAAGCGTCTGGGCGGATATGATAAATTGTATCGTATCAAACTTGAAGGGGACTATCTGGCTAAACTGGCTTTCGACGGAGCAAAAAGAATATATGGTGAACCGTTGACGGAGGAAGTGAAGGAGCGTATGAACTTCGAATTGTACATCATGAAGACGATGGGTTTCCCCGGATACTTCTTGATTGTGCAGGACTTTATCAACGCCGCTCGCAAAGAGCTCGGAGTGTCGGTAGGTCCGGGACGTGGTTCGGCTGCCGGTTCGGCGGTGGCCTACTGTCTGGGTATCACAAAGATCGACCCTATCCAGTACGACTTACTGTTCGAGCGTTTCCTGAACCCGGACCGTATCTCATTACCTGATATTGATGTGGACTTTGATGATGACGGTCGTGGCGAGGTACTTCGTTGGGTAACGAATAAATATGGTCAAGAGAAGGTGGCTCATATCATCACGTATGGCACAATGGCTACGAAACTGGCTATCAAGGACGTTGCCCGTGTGCAGAAACTCCCTCTCTCGGAATCCGACCGTCTGGCTAAACTAGTACCCGATAAGATTCCCGATAAGAAACTGAATCTCCGCAATGCGATAGAATATGTCCCGGAGTTGCAGGCTGCCGAAGCCTCTTCCGATCCTTTGGTACGGGATACGATCAAGTATGCCAAGATGCTCGAAGGAAACGTTCGTGGCACTGGTGTGCATGCCTGCGGTACGATTATTTGTCGTGATGATATTACCGACTGGGTGCCTGTCAGCACTGCCGATGATAAGGAGACAGGTGAAAAAATGCTTGTCACCCAATATGAAGGTTCGGTGATTGAAGATACCGGATTAATCAAAATGGACTTCCTCGGACTGAAAACTCTTTCCATTATTAAGGAAGCCGTCGAGAATATCCGCCTGAGCCGCAGCTTGGAAATTGATGTAGACCAGATAGATATTAACGACCCTGCCACTTACAAACTATATAGTGACGGACGCACAATTGGTACATTCCAGTTTGAATCTGCCGGTATGCAGAAGTATCTGCGCGAATTACAGCCTTCTACTTTTGAGGATTTGATAGCCATGAATGCTCTGTACCGTCCGGGACCTATGGATTATATTCCTGATTTTATCGACCGCAAGCATGGACGCAAGCCTATCGAGTATGATATTCCGGTTATGGAGAAATACTTGAAAGATACCTACGGAATCACGGTATATCAGGAACAGGTGATGCTTTTGTCACGTCTGCTGGCAGACTTTACCCGTGGTGAGTCCGACGCCCTTCGTAAAGCAATGGGTAAGAAGTTGCGTGACAAGCTGGATCACATGAAACCTAAATTTATTGAAGGAGGACGTAAGAACGGACACGACCCGAAAGTACTTGAAAAGATTTGGACGGACTGGGAAAAGTTTGCGTCTTACGCTTTCAATAAGTCACACGCTACCTGTTACTCATGGGTCGCTTACCAGACAGCTTATCTGAAAGCAAACTACCCATCTGAATATATGGCGGCTGTAATGAGCCGAAGCTTGTCGAACATCACGGACATCACGAAGTTGATGGACGAATGTAAGGCAATGGGTATCCAGACATTGGGACCGGATGTAAATGAGAGTAACCTGAAGTTTACGGTAAATCATGATGGTAATATCCGTTTCGGACTCGGTGCCGTGAAAGGAGTAGGTGAGGCTGCTGTACAAAGCATCATGGAGGAGCGTAAGAAGAACGGTCCTTTCCTTGGAATCTTCGACTTTGTGCAACGCGTCAACCTGAATGCCTGTAACAAGAAAAATATGGAATGCCTGGCATTGGCCGGCGGATTCGACAGTTTCCCAGAGCTGAAACGTGAACAGTATTTTGCCGCTAACTCGAAAGGTGAATTATTCTTGGAAACATTGATGCGTTATGGCAACCGCTATCAGGCAGACAAAGCTGCTGCCGTCAATTCTCTGTTCGGAGGCGAAAACGTAATTGACGTCGCTACCCCCGAAATTCCGCAGGGAGTGGAACGTTGGAGCGATCTCGACCGCTTGAACCGTGAACGTGACTTGGTTGGTATCTATCTTTCCGCTCATCCGTTGGATGAATTTTCCATTGTGCTGGAACACGTTTGCAATACTCGTATGAGCGAACTGGAAGATAAAGCAGCCCTGGCAGGACGCGAAATAACCATGGGAGGAATTGTGACCAGTGTTCGTCGTGGAGTCAGCAAGAATGGTAATCCGTATGGCATTGCCAAGATTGAGGACTATTCCGGCTCTACCGAAATCCCGTTTTGGGGAAATGACTGGGTGACTTATCAAGGGTACCTCAATGAAGGAACTTTCCTGTATATCAAGGCCCGTTGCCAAGCCAAACAGTGGCGGCAGGATGAACTGGAAATCAAGATTACCTCTATGGAACTTCTTCCGGATGTGAAAGAAGAACTGGTACAGAAAATCACGATTATTATTCCTTTGTCGGTATTGAATACAGCTCTGGTTACTGAACTGGCAACCCTCACGAAAGAGTCTCCGGGCAATACGGAACTTTATTTTAAGGTGACGGATGACAGCGATACCAACCACATGTCGGTCGATCTGATTTCCCGCCCCATCAAACTTTCGGTGGGAAGAGATTTAATAACATATTTAAAAGAGCGTCCGGAACTTGGATTCCGCATAAATTGA